One Actinospica robiniae DSM 44927 genomic region harbors:
- a CDS encoding ABC transporter permease, which translates to MTTASPELDWAPAASDPLPEHRVRSRYGRPARWGVRIASLVTAVLLWQLLTTHQASVWIRFGNLPSATAVASEFWRQLHTGQYYQDLGASLLRIVLGFCIAGVLGVAAGVAVARSRVAEDLLKPILEVVRPIPAIALVPVAILAFPSNEQGMVAITTTAAFFPIFVSTRHAVRALPVTVEEAVRTLGAGRYTVLRRVVLPGALPGIFGGLSVGMGVAWICVVSAEMISGQYGVGYRTWEAYTVIDYPGVVVGMLTIGLLGGITSGAVELAGRRATRWLPREEGAQR; encoded by the coding sequence ATGACCACTGCATCACCCGAACTCGACTGGGCTCCGGCGGCGAGCGATCCGCTGCCCGAGCACCGCGTCCGCAGCCGCTACGGCCGCCCGGCACGCTGGGGCGTGCGCATCGCCTCGCTGGTGACGGCCGTACTGCTCTGGCAGCTGCTGACCACGCACCAGGCGTCCGTCTGGATCCGCTTCGGCAACCTGCCCTCGGCCACGGCGGTCGCCTCGGAGTTCTGGCGGCAGCTGCATACCGGGCAGTACTACCAGGACCTCGGCGCGAGCCTGCTGCGCATCGTCCTCGGCTTCTGCATCGCCGGCGTCCTCGGCGTTGCGGCGGGCGTGGCGGTGGCCCGCTCCCGGGTGGCCGAGGACCTGCTCAAGCCGATCCTCGAAGTCGTCCGGCCGATCCCGGCGATCGCGCTGGTTCCAGTGGCGATCCTGGCTTTTCCCAGCAACGAGCAGGGCATGGTCGCCATCACGACCACGGCGGCCTTCTTCCCGATCTTCGTCTCCACCCGCCACGCCGTCAGGGCTCTGCCGGTCACGGTCGAGGAAGCAGTGCGGACGCTCGGCGCCGGAAGGTACACCGTGCTGCGCCGCGTCGTACTGCCGGGCGCGCTGCCCGGAATCTTCGGCGGGCTCTCGGTCGGCATGGGTGTCGCATGGATCTGCGTCGTGTCCGCGGAGATGATCTCGGGCCAATACGGGGTCGGATACCGCACCTGGGAGGCCTACACAGTGATCGACTATCCCGGCGTGGTCGTCGGCATGTTGACCATCGGGCTGCTCGGCGGCATCACCTCGGGAGCAGTCGAGCTCGCCGGACGCCGGGCGACCCGATGGCTGCCGCGCGAGGAAGGAGCACAGCGGTGA
- a CDS encoding GH12 family glycosyl hydrolase domain-containing protein: MARFSRATSIVISVLLGLGSLTLATSAQAATTQLCQEQSAPAVSGVYNVQNDEWGSGAAECITTDGNADFTVGSSAIANATNGAPGAYPSIYQGCHFGVCTSGGLTSTPVQVSSLTTGKVTSSWSTTQPGGSNDYDVAYDVWFNHTATTNGQPNCTELMVWLNHNGPVQPYGTQVATGVSVGGRSYNVWEGSQWFGNTVSYTMTTPATSVSGLDFAPLAQDAVSRGYLSSSCYLIDIEAGFEIWQGGAGLATNSFSVAVNGAAPVPPSCTVAYTLNNSSNGSMQANVIVTDTGNSPLNSWKLTWTYPGDTKITSMWAGTYAQSGAAVTVTNASYDGTIAPGASVEVGLNGTYTSNDAVPTNITCS, translated from the coding sequence GTGGCAAGATTCTCTCGCGCTACCAGCATCGTGATCTCAGTGCTCTTAGGGCTGGGGTCCCTCACCCTGGCCACCAGCGCCCAGGCGGCCACCACGCAGCTGTGCCAGGAGCAGTCCGCGCCTGCGGTCAGCGGTGTCTACAACGTGCAGAACGACGAGTGGGGGTCGGGCGCCGCCGAGTGCATCACCACCGACGGCAACGCCGACTTCACCGTCGGCAGCTCGGCAATCGCCAACGCGACGAACGGCGCGCCCGGCGCCTACCCGTCCATCTATCAGGGCTGCCACTTCGGTGTCTGCACCTCGGGCGGGCTGACCTCCACTCCGGTCCAGGTCTCGAGCCTGACGACCGGCAAGGTCACCTCGAGCTGGTCCACCACGCAGCCCGGGGGCAGCAACGACTACGACGTCGCCTACGACGTCTGGTTCAACCACACCGCGACCACGAACGGCCAGCCCAACTGCACCGAGCTGATGGTCTGGCTCAACCACAACGGCCCGGTCCAGCCGTACGGCACCCAGGTGGCGACGGGCGTCAGCGTCGGCGGCCGGAGCTACAACGTCTGGGAGGGCAGCCAGTGGTTCGGTAACACGGTCTCGTACACCATGACCACTCCGGCCACCTCGGTCAGCGGGCTCGACTTCGCGCCGCTGGCCCAGGACGCGGTCAGCCGCGGCTACCTGTCCAGCTCCTGCTACCTCATCGACATCGAGGCCGGCTTCGAGATCTGGCAGGGCGGGGCCGGGCTGGCCACCAACTCGTTCTCCGTGGCCGTGAACGGCGCCGCGCCGGTCCCGCCGTCCTGCACCGTGGCCTACACGCTCAACAACAGCTCCAACGGGTCCATGCAGGCCAACGTCATCGTGACAGACACCGGCAACAGCCCGCTCAACAGCTGGAAGCTGACCTGGACCTACCCCGGCGACACGAAGATCACCAGCATGTGGGCGGGCACGTACGCGCAATCGGGCGCCGCGGTCACGGTGACCAACGCGTCTTACGACGGGACGATCGCCCCTGGCGCCTCGGTCGAGGTCGGCCTCAACGGCACGTATACGAGCAATGACGCGGTGCCGACCAACATCACCTGTAGCTGA
- a CDS encoding AfsR/SARP family transcriptional regulator, whose protein sequence is MRFGLLGTVFVHDDVVERRISSLRQRTLLAALLLEPNRVASLSRLADLVWNTDPPACADTTLHSYAMRLRRALGPAAAARILTRSPGYLAVVHDAELDVAQFEGFRTAARRHSEAGAWDQARASCVAALALWRGDPLADLDPPAAWSEEIHRLQEARLQTVEARIEADLQLGAHAAVVTDLAGLMAEHPFRETPATQMMLALYRTGRQSEALAVYQRVRALLSSEIGVEPGPALRNLHERILDADPSLEHRGRAAPIAVTSAPAPTASAAPAAPSKPDVHDEQYTAPAQLPAATADFSGREDDARLIAKLLDPDDEAPRILVVTGPGGVGKTALAVHVANRLRSRFPDGQLFASMAGVAADAVSPADVQRGFLAALGTRTEAQPADAAHLTGAYRSATSGRRLLILLDDVSDSKDVRDLVPTGPGSAVVVTSRTSLAGIDGATTVELEGLTEAESRQLLARLAGEARVAAEPEAVDAVARACAGLPLAVRIVGTRLAARPAWPIRHLADRLADERGRLDALASGDLDVRACFEVGFEQLEAAAVSAPVSALDPATALCLLSLWSGTDLSLPAAAALLGRRPAETECVLERLVDRHMVESPAAGRYRLHDLLRVFAAEQAQARLDEQVRGDAVERVVAWYAHAVYTADLVATPQRRRMAAEAAPSPPDVGFERVVAWYAHAVYTADLVATPQRRRMAAEAAPLPPDVGFESRSDALAWVDFEHLNVCAAASHALAIGAFAHAWRIAVAAWGPMSVRRRWEPLLGVHRHGLTAARAAADRLAEAWVLNGIGTAYIEMQKLGEAEDVLCQALVLRQSIDDPAGEALTLNNLGVLAYRREDMTEAVGFLERSLALQVRVGDLPGQAMTLSNLGQIVPLAGRPDKALGYLTAAMAIRIEVGDVRGTGMTAHGIGAEYLRGNQAAEAVSWFEQGLAKSLEADDFHTQALIRLDLGRALIASDRGPAARAHLEEACRLFHMLGDEHIDEAETLLHDC, encoded by the coding sequence ATGCGCTTCGGTTTACTGGGAACGGTCTTCGTCCACGACGACGTCGTGGAACGGCGGATCTCCTCCCTGCGGCAGCGCACCTTGCTGGCGGCGCTGCTGCTTGAACCGAACCGGGTCGCCTCGCTCTCCCGCCTCGCCGACCTCGTCTGGAACACAGACCCGCCGGCTTGCGCCGACACCACCCTGCACAGCTACGCGATGCGGCTTCGGCGCGCGCTCGGACCGGCCGCCGCAGCCAGGATCCTCACCCGGTCGCCGGGCTACCTCGCCGTCGTGCACGACGCGGAGCTCGACGTGGCGCAGTTCGAGGGGTTCCGGACCGCCGCGCGTCGGCATTCCGAGGCAGGAGCCTGGGACCAGGCCCGTGCCAGTTGCGTGGCCGCGCTCGCGCTGTGGCGGGGCGACCCGCTCGCCGACCTCGATCCGCCGGCCGCGTGGAGCGAGGAGATCCACCGCCTGCAGGAGGCGCGGCTGCAGACCGTCGAGGCGCGCATCGAAGCCGATCTCCAGCTCGGCGCGCACGCCGCCGTCGTCACCGATCTCGCCGGCCTCATGGCCGAGCATCCGTTCCGCGAGACCCCGGCCACACAGATGATGCTGGCGCTCTACCGGACCGGCCGGCAGAGCGAGGCCCTGGCCGTCTACCAGCGCGTACGCGCGTTGCTCAGCAGCGAGATCGGGGTCGAGCCCGGTCCGGCTCTGCGGAATCTGCACGAGCGCATACTCGACGCCGATCCGAGCCTCGAACACCGCGGCCGCGCCGCGCCGATCGCCGTCACCTCAGCCCCGGCCCCGACCGCATCGGCCGCCCCCGCCGCGCCCTCGAAGCCTGATGTCCACGACGAGCAGTACACGGCTCCAGCCCAGCTGCCCGCCGCGACCGCCGACTTCTCCGGCCGCGAGGACGACGCCCGGCTGATCGCGAAACTGCTGGACCCGGACGACGAGGCGCCGCGGATCCTCGTGGTCACCGGCCCCGGCGGTGTCGGCAAGACGGCGCTCGCCGTCCACGTCGCGAACCGGCTGCGTTCCCGGTTCCCCGACGGCCAGCTGTTCGCCTCGATGGCCGGTGTCGCGGCTGACGCGGTGTCACCGGCGGACGTTCAGCGGGGCTTCCTCGCCGCCCTCGGGACGCGGACCGAAGCCCAGCCCGCCGACGCGGCCCACCTGACCGGCGCGTACCGGTCGGCCACGAGCGGGCGCAGGCTGCTGATCCTGCTCGACGACGTCAGCGACTCGAAGGACGTGCGCGACCTGGTGCCCACAGGCCCCGGCTCGGCGGTCGTGGTGACCAGCCGCACGTCGCTGGCGGGCATCGACGGCGCCACGACGGTCGAACTCGAGGGCCTGACCGAGGCCGAGAGCCGCCAGTTGCTGGCGCGGCTGGCCGGCGAGGCGCGGGTGGCGGCCGAGCCCGAGGCCGTCGACGCCGTCGCGCGCGCCTGCGCCGGACTGCCGCTCGCGGTCCGGATCGTCGGAACCAGGCTCGCCGCCCGGCCGGCCTGGCCGATCCGGCACCTGGCGGACCGCCTGGCCGACGAGCGCGGCCGGCTCGACGCGCTGGCCTCCGGCGATCTCGACGTCCGGGCCTGCTTCGAAGTCGGCTTCGAGCAGCTCGAGGCCGCGGCAGTCTCCGCGCCGGTCTCCGCGCTCGACCCGGCGACCGCGCTGTGCCTGCTGAGTCTGTGGTCTGGCACGGACCTCTCGCTTCCCGCCGCAGCCGCCCTGCTCGGCCGCCGGCCGGCCGAGACAGAGTGCGTACTCGAACGGCTGGTCGATCGGCACATGGTGGAATCGCCCGCAGCCGGCCGGTATCGGCTGCACGATCTGCTGCGGGTCTTCGCCGCCGAGCAGGCTCAAGCGCGCCTCGACGAGCAGGTCCGCGGCGACGCCGTCGAGCGGGTCGTCGCCTGGTACGCGCACGCCGTGTACACGGCGGACCTCGTCGCGACCCCGCAGCGCCGGCGCATGGCCGCCGAAGCCGCACCGTCGCCGCCGGACGTCGGCTTCGAGCGGGTCGTCGCCTGGTACGCGCACGCCGTGTACACGGCGGACCTCGTCGCGACCCCGCAGCGCCGGCGCATGGCCGCCGAAGCCGCACCGTTGCCGCCGGACGTCGGCTTCGAGTCCCGCTCGGACGCCCTCGCCTGGGTCGACTTCGAGCACCTCAACGTGTGCGCCGCGGCATCCCACGCGCTCGCGATCGGCGCGTTCGCACACGCCTGGCGGATAGCCGTCGCGGCCTGGGGTCCGATGTCCGTGCGCCGCCGCTGGGAGCCGCTGCTCGGCGTACACCGCCACGGTCTGACCGCAGCGCGCGCGGCGGCGGACCGGCTGGCCGAGGCCTGGGTGCTCAACGGCATCGGCACCGCCTACATCGAGATGCAGAAGCTCGGGGAGGCCGAAGATGTGCTGTGCCAAGCCCTGGTGCTCCGCCAGTCGATCGACGACCCGGCCGGCGAGGCACTGACGCTCAACAACCTCGGCGTCCTGGCTTATCGCCGCGAGGACATGACCGAGGCGGTGGGGTTCCTCGAGCGTTCCCTCGCGCTCCAGGTCCGCGTCGGCGACCTGCCCGGTCAGGCGATGACGCTGAGCAATCTGGGCCAGATCGTCCCGCTCGCCGGCCGCCCCGACAAGGCGCTGGGCTACCTGACCGCGGCGATGGCGATCCGCATCGAGGTCGGCGACGTGCGCGGGACCGGCATGACCGCGCACGGCATCGGCGCCGAATACCTGCGGGGAAACCAGGCTGCTGAGGCAGTGTCCTGGTTCGAGCAGGGACTGGCGAAGTCCTTGGAGGCGGACGACTTCCATACGCAGGCGCTGATCCGCCTCGACCTCGGCCGCGCCCTGATCGCCTCCGACCGGGGCCCGGCGGCGCGCGCCCACCTCGAAGAAGCCTGCCGGCTCTTCCACATGCTCGGCGACGAGCACATCGATGAGGCGGAGACGCTCTTGCACGACTGCTGA
- a CDS encoding ABC transporter ATP-binding protein codes for MSATLSGPAALADGRDTAGRGSHIRFERLSLGYGRRTVLADVDLEAAPGEILVVVGPSGCGKSTLLRGVAGLLPVGGGRITVDGSPVTGPGPDRAMIFQEDALLPWLDVRRNIEFPLTVKGHSRLERDEQARSWIEQVGLAGFESHLPRQLSGGMRQRVQLARALIGGPPTVLMDEPFGALDPATRAAMRRLLVTVWQESSPTVLFVTHDVDEALALGDRIVVLGRRGVRDLVRVPSPRVEDVAREQAREQILDALEPEKP; via the coding sequence GTGAGCGCGACGCTGAGCGGCCCGGCCGCACTCGCCGACGGCCGCGACACCGCGGGCCGCGGCTCGCACATCCGCTTTGAGCGCCTCAGCCTCGGCTACGGCCGACGCACGGTCCTGGCCGATGTCGACCTCGAGGCCGCGCCCGGAGAGATCCTCGTCGTGGTCGGACCGTCGGGTTGCGGCAAGTCGACGCTGCTGCGCGGCGTCGCGGGCCTGCTGCCGGTCGGCGGCGGCCGGATCACCGTGGACGGCAGCCCTGTCACCGGCCCCGGCCCGGATCGCGCCATGATCTTCCAAGAGGATGCGTTGCTGCCGTGGCTCGACGTGCGGCGCAACATCGAATTCCCCCTCACGGTGAAGGGGCATTCGCGACTCGAGCGCGACGAGCAGGCACGAAGCTGGATCGAGCAGGTCGGCCTCGCAGGCTTCGAAAGCCACCTGCCCCGCCAGCTGTCCGGCGGCATGCGGCAACGGGTCCAGCTGGCCCGCGCGCTGATCGGCGGCCCGCCGACGGTGCTGATGGACGAACCCTTCGGCGCTCTCGATCCCGCGACCCGCGCCGCGATGCGCCGCCTGCTCGTCACGGTGTGGCAGGAGTCTTCGCCGACCGTCCTGTTCGTCACGCACGACGTGGACGAGGCCCTCGCCCTCGGCGATCGGATCGTCGTGCTCGGCCGGCGCGGCGTACGCGACCTGGTCCGAGTGCCGAGCCCGCGCGTCGAGGACGTCGCGCGTGAGCAGGCCCGCGAGCAGATCCTTGACGCACTCGAGCCGGAGAAACCATGA
- a CDS encoding fumarate reductase/succinate dehydrogenase flavoprotein subunit, with the protein MTSHLTTPSIDDRTRLECDVLVIGGGTAGTMAALSAADEGARVLILEKAHVRHSGALAMGMDGVNNAVIPGKADPDTYVADVTRANDGIVNQRTVRQTAIRGFEMVQRLERYGVKFEKDEYGEYAVRKVHRSGSYVLPMPEGKDVKKVLYRVLRERSMRELIRIENRVMPVRVLTAEGRALGAAGFDTRTGAFVTVSAGAVILATGASGRLGLPASGYLYGTYENPTNAGDGHSMAYHAGAELSGIECFQINPLIKDYNGPACAYVANPFGGYQVNSRGERFVDCDYWSGRMMAEVAREIESARGPVYLKVSHLPESTIEALEGILHTTERPTRGTFHANRGHDYRTHDIEMHISEIGLCGGHSGSGVWVDENAATTVPGLYAAGDLACVPHNYMIGAFVFGDLAGQHAAHLVRSAGPVPAELPEEQVAAAHELIYRPLRNPDGPPQPQVEYKLRRFVNDYVAPPKTGRKLGIAVETFERMADEVASMGARTPHELMRCAEVGFILDCAMMAAQSSLVRTESRWGLYHERADIPEQDDAEWLDHLNLRKDPDGRMEFLRRPVAAYLVPVEEYEPQPDRPVRVLGPIVSGLDVARAGSAAGTPVQAVRLEESVGRDAPALPSGARILALLALAEEEAGSGQLAGYLADPAPEVRRAVISVLTETVPPEAGRLLTTLLGDEDSSVRRAAAAGLTELVEVLTPSPDLVSALTDSLRLPDPYVRAVVVDVLRALRMGDRALFAAALRDEQARVRAAAVHALVSLDEHEALAAAITDPDRDVRIAAAKGIGTIGHPASAEPLARLARDPDYLVRAAALESASSLVTDPELATAAVAAAEDEAWQVRKGAAMALGGAASGSEFDSAATDALASLLRDEHADVRKAAVIALTPRAGRADVDQALAKAADDSDADVRAYVRRVISPA; encoded by the coding sequence ATGACGAGCCACCTCACGACCCCGTCGATCGATGATCGCACCCGTCTGGAGTGCGATGTGCTGGTGATCGGCGGCGGCACCGCGGGAACCATGGCCGCGCTCAGCGCTGCCGACGAGGGCGCACGTGTCCTGATTCTCGAGAAGGCGCACGTGCGCCACTCCGGTGCCCTTGCCATGGGCATGGACGGGGTGAACAACGCCGTCATCCCCGGCAAGGCCGACCCGGACACGTACGTCGCCGACGTCACCCGCGCCAACGACGGCATCGTCAACCAGCGCACGGTGCGCCAGACCGCCATCCGCGGTTTCGAGATGGTGCAACGCCTTGAGCGCTACGGCGTGAAGTTCGAGAAGGACGAATACGGCGAGTACGCCGTGCGCAAGGTGCACCGCTCCGGCAGCTACGTCCTTCCCATGCCGGAGGGCAAGGATGTCAAGAAGGTGCTTTACCGGGTGCTGCGCGAACGCTCGATGCGCGAGCTGATCCGGATCGAGAACCGGGTCATGCCGGTGCGGGTGCTCACCGCGGAAGGCCGCGCGCTCGGTGCCGCCGGGTTCGACACTCGGACCGGCGCCTTCGTGACCGTGTCGGCAGGCGCCGTGATCTTGGCGACCGGCGCGAGCGGTCGGCTCGGTCTGCCGGCCAGCGGCTATCTGTACGGCACTTACGAGAATCCGACGAACGCCGGCGACGGCCATTCCATGGCGTACCACGCGGGCGCGGAGCTCAGCGGCATCGAGTGCTTCCAGATCAATCCCCTGATCAAGGACTACAACGGCCCGGCCTGCGCGTACGTGGCCAACCCGTTCGGCGGCTACCAGGTCAACAGCCGCGGCGAGCGCTTCGTGGACTGCGACTACTGGTCCGGCCGGATGATGGCGGAGGTCGCCCGGGAGATCGAGTCCGCGCGCGGGCCGGTCTACCTGAAGGTCAGCCATCTGCCGGAGAGCACGATCGAAGCACTCGAAGGCATCCTGCACACGACCGAGCGGCCCACCCGCGGCACCTTCCACGCCAACCGCGGGCACGACTACCGGACCCACGACATCGAGATGCACATCTCCGAGATCGGCCTGTGCGGCGGCCACTCGGGATCAGGGGTCTGGGTCGACGAGAACGCGGCCACGACGGTGCCCGGCCTTTACGCGGCGGGCGACCTGGCCTGCGTCCCGCACAATTACATGATCGGCGCGTTCGTCTTCGGCGACCTCGCCGGCCAGCATGCCGCGCACCTGGTCCGTTCCGCCGGCCCTGTGCCCGCGGAACTGCCGGAGGAGCAGGTCGCCGCCGCCCACGAGCTGATCTACCGACCGTTGCGCAACCCCGATGGTCCGCCGCAGCCGCAGGTCGAGTACAAGCTGCGCCGCTTCGTGAACGACTACGTCGCGCCGCCCAAGACCGGCCGCAAGCTGGGGATCGCGGTCGAGACCTTCGAGCGGATGGCCGACGAGGTCGCCTCGATGGGCGCCCGCACCCCGCACGAGCTCATGCGCTGCGCCGAGGTCGGGTTCATCCTGGACTGCGCGATGATGGCGGCGCAGTCCTCGCTCGTGCGTACGGAGAGCCGCTGGGGCCTCTACCACGAGCGCGCGGACATCCCTGAGCAGGACGACGCCGAGTGGCTCGACCACCTCAACCTGCGCAAGGACCCTGATGGCCGGATGGAGTTCCTCCGACGTCCGGTGGCCGCCTACCTCGTGCCGGTCGAAGAGTACGAGCCACAGCCGGACCGGCCGGTCCGTGTCCTCGGGCCGATCGTTTCAGGACTCGACGTTGCCCGCGCGGGAAGCGCTGCGGGGACGCCGGTACAGGCGGTTCGGCTCGAGGAGAGCGTCGGGCGCGACGCGCCCGCCCTGCCGAGCGGTGCGCGCATCCTGGCTCTGCTGGCCCTCGCCGAGGAGGAGGCCGGATCTGGGCAGTTGGCCGGCTACCTCGCCGACCCCGCGCCGGAAGTGCGCCGAGCCGTCATCAGTGTGCTTACCGAGACCGTGCCACCGGAGGCCGGCCGGCTGCTGACGACGCTACTCGGCGATGAGGACAGCTCCGTCCGGCGCGCTGCCGCAGCCGGCCTGACGGAACTGGTCGAGGTGCTGACTCCCTCGCCCGATCTCGTCAGTGCCCTTACTGACTCGCTCCGTCTTCCGGACCCGTACGTCAGAGCCGTGGTCGTCGACGTCCTGCGGGCGCTGCGCATGGGCGACCGCGCGTTGTTCGCTGCGGCGTTGCGCGACGAGCAGGCACGAGTCCGGGCTGCGGCTGTGCACGCGCTGGTCTCACTCGACGAACACGAGGCGCTGGCCGCGGCGATCACGGACCCTGACCGCGACGTCCGAATAGCAGCCGCCAAGGGAATCGGCACGATCGGCCACCCCGCTTCGGCAGAACCGTTGGCCCGCCTCGCGCGCGACCCGGACTACTTGGTGCGTGCGGCCGCCCTGGAGTCCGCGTCGAGTCTGGTCACGGACCCTGAGCTCGCCACCGCGGCGGTCGCGGCCGCCGAGGACGAGGCGTGGCAAGTGCGTAAGGGGGCTGCCATGGCTTTGGGCGGCGCGGCGTCCGGCTCCGAGTTCGACTCAGCGGCAACTGACGCGCTGGCCTCGCTGCTCCGGGACGAGCACGCCGACGTGCGTAAAGCGGCAGTCATAGCCCTGACACCCCGAGCGGGCCGCGCCGACGTGGACCAGGCGCTGGCCAAGGCAGCGGACGACTCGGACGCCGACGTGCGCGCCTACGTGCGTCGCGTGATCTCTCCGGCGTGA
- a CDS encoding ankyrin repeat domain-containing protein, producing the protein MENSNVPAAPDQQIAARRRMLTRALDDCVYHPTPAALETLQTLLREESIPAPDDETPLIIGVMRCAAPAVLRMLIELGTDPDQCRTDGTPAIIIAARLGDHAAVDVLLQAGADVDASDTQGRTALMHAVERGQSRTVGVLLHAGAAIDAVSADGMTALELARGWQRQRMEFMLGRNRAGLDNVPINRTALRLTATAVRMTCDPRMFKVLASVIDIAMDDLGEREWSTRTGIEGQAALAFAERLREGGSPASTASWHELDATSEEVGCARAALVELAYGTTRTMPEGFSRLQIVDLLEELNRELKR; encoded by the coding sequence ATGGAGAATTCCAACGTACCCGCCGCGCCGGACCAGCAGATCGCGGCCAGGAGGAGAATGCTGACGCGAGCTTTGGACGACTGCGTGTACCATCCGACGCCGGCCGCTCTGGAGACCCTGCAGACGCTGCTACGCGAGGAGAGCATTCCGGCTCCGGACGACGAGACTCCGCTGATCATCGGAGTGATGAGATGCGCAGCTCCTGCGGTGTTGCGCATGCTCATCGAGCTGGGCACGGACCCGGACCAGTGCCGAACCGACGGGACGCCCGCGATCATCATTGCCGCCCGCCTGGGCGATCATGCTGCGGTCGACGTGCTTCTGCAGGCCGGCGCCGACGTGGATGCGTCGGACACGCAGGGGCGCACCGCGCTTATGCACGCGGTCGAGCGCGGTCAGAGCCGGACCGTCGGAGTTCTGCTTCACGCCGGCGCGGCGATCGACGCGGTGAGCGCCGACGGCATGACGGCGCTCGAGCTGGCCCGCGGATGGCAGCGGCAGAGAATGGAGTTCATGTTGGGCCGGAATCGAGCCGGCCTGGACAACGTGCCGATCAATCGCACCGCGCTGCGTCTCACTGCCACGGCCGTCCGTATGACCTGTGATCCCCGGATGTTCAAGGTGTTGGCGAGCGTCATCGACATCGCGATGGACGACCTCGGCGAGCGCGAATGGAGCACGCGAACGGGCATTGAGGGGCAGGCGGCGCTCGCCTTCGCGGAGAGGCTGCGCGAGGGAGGCAGCCCGGCTAGCACGGCATCGTGGCACGAGCTCGATGCGACTTCGGAGGAGGTGGGCTGCGCACGAGCTGCCCTCGTCGAACTCGCGTACGGCACCACGCGGACGATGCCGGAAGGCTTCAGCAGGCTGCAGATCGTCGACCTGCTCGAGGAACTGAACCGTGAGTTGAAGCGGTAG
- a CDS encoding ABC transporter substrate-binding protein, whose product MLAVPSAAAGCSGGSGNTVTVVIGYQPNTIDTVNAGTLLRSLGYFEQQLHQLGRTTGKKYTVDWEAYDTGAPITTQMIAGKIDIGSMGDYPLLINGAKAQTGASTATTMIATTGYNLRGSLNMIVVKPGSSVQSVAQLAGRNVSTSVGSAADGTLVQALRQAGLDPANAVHVVNQQPSVGSSALQAGSVAALSQFIAWPGQLVFSGQAQVLYDGGALNVPTLHGVVVRNAFAKSHSDIVEAFLRAEIQATQYIWNHPLQAAQSVASATGLAPEVVYLYNGPDGIATFDPTLKPQLTSAMRQDVPFLSSIGVLNSINLNSFIDSSYVQKAYGTGYAAQLSSTTNPSTITGTDSACGIPVTDQATAGEVWLQGEDSTHPAATPTCLLRFIRTAQAEGQKVRAAYVPDAQIGTRWFAEDDIWVLDPSAAANDRYLPFTTRSAAASYVSAHPGTSIVSYTDAVALA is encoded by the coding sequence GTGCTCGCGGTGCCCTCGGCGGCTGCCGGCTGCAGCGGCGGCTCCGGCAACACGGTCACCGTGGTGATCGGCTACCAGCCGAACACCATCGACACGGTCAACGCCGGCACCCTGCTGCGCTCGCTCGGCTATTTCGAGCAGCAGCTCCACCAGCTCGGCCGCACGACCGGCAAGAAGTACACGGTCGACTGGGAGGCCTACGACACCGGAGCGCCGATCACGACCCAGATGATCGCCGGGAAGATCGACATCGGCTCGATGGGCGACTATCCCTTGCTCATCAACGGCGCCAAGGCCCAGACCGGTGCGTCCACGGCCACGACGATGATCGCGACGACCGGCTACAACCTGCGCGGCTCGCTCAACATGATCGTCGTCAAGCCCGGCTCGAGTGTGCAGTCGGTCGCGCAGTTGGCCGGGCGCAACGTGTCGACGAGCGTGGGCTCCGCCGCGGACGGCACCCTCGTCCAGGCGCTGCGGCAGGCCGGGCTCGATCCCGCGAACGCGGTGCACGTGGTCAACCAGCAGCCCTCGGTCGGCTCCTCGGCTTTGCAGGCCGGCAGCGTCGCGGCGCTATCGCAGTTCATCGCGTGGCCCGGACAGCTCGTCTTTTCCGGACAGGCACAGGTGCTCTACGACGGCGGCGCGCTGAACGTGCCGACGCTGCACGGCGTCGTCGTGCGCAACGCGTTCGCGAAGAGCCATTCCGACATCGTCGAGGCCTTTCTGCGCGCCGAGATCCAGGCGACCCAGTACATCTGGAATCACCCGTTGCAGGCCGCGCAGAGTGTGGCCTCCGCGACCGGTCTGGCGCCCGAGGTCGTCTACCTCTACAACGGCCCCGACGGCATCGCGACCTTCGATCCGACGCTCAAGCCGCAGCTGACCTCTGCGATGCGCCAGGACGTGCCGTTCCTCAGCTCCATCGGAGTGCTGAACTCGATCAACCTGAACTCGTTCATCGACAGCAGCTACGTGCAGAAGGCCTACGGGACGGGGTACGCGGCGCAACTGTCCTCCACCACGAATCCGAGCACGATCACCGGGACAGACTCGGCGTGCGGCATCCCGGTGACGGATCAGGCGACAGCCGGCGAGGTCTGGCTGCAGGGCGAGGACTCCACCCACCCGGCCGCGACGCCGACCTGCCTGCTGCGCTTCATCCGCACCGCCCAGGCCGAGGGCCAGAAGGTGCGGGCGGCGTACGTTCCGGACGCGCAGATCGGCACCCGCTGGTTCGCCGAGGACGATATCTGGGTCCTGGATCCCTCAGCCGCGGCCAACGACCGGTACCTGCCGTTCACGACCCGTTCCGCCGCCGCGAGCTACGTGAGCGCGCACCCCGGCACGTCCATCGTCAGCTACACCGACGCGGTCGCGCTGGCCTGA